The sequence aattataataattagtcacaatctattattaacgtttggatatatttgtcacactttttacactttcggagactaaattttacattttcatctttcatggaCACAATTGTCGCAAtcattataagtttttttaaaattataataattagtcacaatctattattaacgttcgaatatatttgtcacactttttatcCTTGCAGAAACTaagttttgtattttcattttactgGGACACATTTGTCAGCATAGTGTAAAtatgaaaagtaaaaagaaaaatatcatatgacaaatatgttcatatgttgacaattagAGATGACTACGTTGATCATTATTTTAGTGACAAATTTATCTCTATGTCTCAAATAAGCTATTTTATCAATggtgttgaacaaaaactaaCGACtacatatatttattgtatttttaggaattaaattCTGTATTATTATCTTTGATGAACAAATTTATCAGCGAATTATACAAAAGTAATCATTTAccttttttaactttattaattaaaaaatcttaaaaaaaaattacttattaatcataagaattaaaaaaataaatttaaaaactataataactacataagtaattaaaccttaaaaaaaagtagaggATAAAACAAGACAAGAAAAGGACAGCTTCTACAGTGTTACTGCCTTAAATCAGGTCCGCAGACGTGTACTACCTTTTCTCTGCCACACGTGTCACCTTGTTGATGACGAATCCGAGTGCCTTAGTTTCCATCAATCACAGATCAGCAGCTGTTGaccacatacatacatactagTACTTCCTTCATTATTCAGAACCCATCCATCATCAAAACTTGTTATTCACACTGCTATTTTCACCATCCCGAGTCCTCACatccaaaaacctatttttgtcttttcaatTACTATTACTAAAATAGTGTAAAAAAACATACTATTATGAAAGTTAAATACTATccttataaaattaaagttcCTAAtggcattttattttttatttcataaaccataacttatgtaaatattttattttaaaaaaaactcttgtaaatattttaattcatagAACAACGTCATTTAACAagtataatttgtttatatgtACGTATCTATCTTTATTTGTGAATTTTCCTGTATTTTTTTCTCATCTAAACAGATGATAAAAGTATGCatcaaattgaaatattttataaaattacagtaaaaaaatgaaaaattagcaacagtaaatcaaagaaaaagaaagggtaaAGTCTATGGTCAGTCATAAATTTTCagagttaatttaattaattttccgtTTTCAATCGTTTTTCGCCCTTCGCATCCGTTCCGCTTAGCCCTCGATTGAAATGACCACCTTACCCTTCCGCCCCACCTGCTTCCTGCAGCTTCTAACGACCAGATCCATTTCCTGACTCCCTCCACGTTGGCTTctttattcagaaaaaaatgCCATTCACGTAATTAACAAAGTGCATATATAGTAATATATTCAGTCATTcaaggagaaataaaaaaaagacaaataaaataagtaaatataattaataagataaatGCTAACCAATACTTAAGAATATTCGTTAAAAAAGGTTACattctcttataatttatataataaatatttttcttttcttaaacaaTACCGTTATACTCAGTTAATGTAACCTTTTTTAACGAATATGTTgtctaaaaaaaatagcattattTGACACcaagagaaatgaaaaaagaaagagagataaaaaaaaatagtgaaaatgtAGGAATATACAATAATACAAATCGTAACGTTGTTCTATTTAACTCAAAGACCCATCTCTTCctactttttctttcattctttccGATTCACAGAAACAACTCCTCTTTACTCAAACCCTTCTTCCTCATAACAACAAAAACAGAAACCCCTTTCCCCCAAACCCTAGAATCGCCACAGACAGATCCTCATCGTTCCCAATCCAATTCCCAACAATTTCTTTCTATCCGAAACACCGTTGACCACACACACCCGagtttttatccataaaagtACCGTTTTTTTATTCCTGGGTCccctttttttctccttctcttttaTTGGGCATAGGAATGTTGGGTACTGGGTTGAACTTCAGGCGCGCTCGCGGCGAGGATCGATTCTATTCTCCGGCGAAGGCTCGCCGGTCGCTTCACACCATGGAGAATGACAAGCTTCGTAGGGTCCACAGCGATGTCGCCGCGTCTCGCTCCGTCAGAGACAAATCGGTCGGCTCGGGTAACCGGGTACCTGAGAACCGGGTCGGGTCGGATGAGGCAAAGAAGAGCGGCGCGGTTCCTTCGTGCGAACCGGTGGCGAACCGGTTGAGTAATCTGGAGCGGTTCTTGCAGGCGATCACGCCCTCCGTGCCTGCTTTGTATCTGCCTAAGGTTTGCTTTTGAGTCACTGGAACaagtgttttgaaaaaaaaaggtttttatttaaacTGGGTTGTTGGTGAAATCGTGTTTCATTTATTGAAATTGGTTTGATGGGAATTCGATTTAAAGTTCACGTCTttgtttgtgagttgtgacGAAAACATTCAATGGGAGGAAGGTTTAACATTTATGGACGTGTTTAATTACAGAGGAGGGACCAtggaatggggggggggggggggtgtgaattaaaagaaacaaatgaaGCAAAGTTTTCgtgcagaaaaagaaaaaagattaatgACATTCTTGtgaatttctcattttttatgtgtttgtgTGTGGAAATGTTAAGcgtgaaagtttttttttttttttgatcttGCAGAGAACGACAAGAGGACTCAGGGCGTGTGAGGCGGAGTTTCAGCCTTACTTCGTCCTCGGGGATTTGTGGGAGTTCTTTCGGGAATGGAGTGCTTATGGCGCAGGAGTGCCACTTGTACTGAATGACAAGGATAGTGTTGTGCAGTACTATGTTCCCTATCTTTCTGGGATCCAAATTTATTCCCAGAATGTGAAGCCAGCTGTAAAGtcaaggtatatatatatagcatgctTTGAACCTGCACAGATGATTCATTTTAGTAACTGTTTCAGAAGGTGCAAAATCAAAATACAAGCCAAAAAACAGGGTTTGGGTGGATGATTTGCATATTTTATTAGGTGTTTATGGATTTTAAGTATGTTGCAGGATTAAAATAATgtgcatgtttggttttctaccaTTTTGATTTCCTTAAGACAATGATGAGACCTTTACTGCTTATAGGGTTGAATGCTTTAAGCTAAGAGTTagctacttttgtttgtttgttttttttgttctcaATTTTTATGGTGTGCAGATGTGTGGATACTACTGCCTTTTTCTCTGAGGGCTGAGTACTTGTatgatattgttgttgtttggttCTTTGATAGGCAACTTGGGGAGGATAGCGACAGTGATTTTAGGGACTCAAGTAGTGATGGTAGCAGTGATAGCGAACCTGTACATGGAAGGGGATTGAGGAATCTTCCCCATCTGTCAGAAGAGGTGCCTCAATGGATGGGCAGATTATCTTTGAGAGACCACCATTCTCTTCCACAAGATGGGTTTTCTAGTGATGATGGAGAATCTGCCAATTCTCAGGGTTACTTGATTTTTGAGTATCTTGAACGGGACCCTCCTTACAGTCGGGAGCCTTTGGCTGATAAGGTGTGTGCTAACTGACTCTACCCTGCCATATTTTGCCTTCCTTCTACTGGAACGGAATTTTGGTCATTTGTTATTTCCTGTTCCTTCTTTGTTTAgctgtttgattatattttcttttgtgatGGTTAGATAACGGACCTTGCTTTTCAATTCCCTGAACTGGTGACCCTCAGAAGTTGTGATATACTACCATCAAGTTGGATATCTGTAGCCTGGTATTCTTCTGTACTTATGTGCTTTCATATTCAGCTTACAGATGCACAAGGGACTGATGTGTTCTTATGTTTTGCTTTTAGGTATCCAATTTACAGGATACCAACTGGTCCAACATTAAAAGATCTAGATGCATGTTTTCTGACATACCATTCTCTTTATACGCCCATGGGAGGTAAAATGGATTTTTCATTTATGTGGTAGTGAGTTTTGCTATATAACAAAGTTTGGGAAAGATAATAAAACACTGTATTACATTAAGTAAGTTTtcttaaatgaataaatttcaTGTTTTTGAGATTGTTGTCTTAGGACTTAGGATGTTGGCATTAAACCAGTAACTAGTTTATCTTATGTTAACATGTACATCAACTAAGCCTTTTTCTACTAGTAAGTGTAGGGTTGGCTACATGCAACATATGACACCATAAATTTCTATCTTGTGtatgttacatatatatatatatatatatatatatatatacacacacaccaATGTACTATTAATATGGAATAGGGACATGTATATGCATCCATCAGTAACATAATGACTGgttctaaaataaaatgttatttagaACCTTTCCTTAGACTATGATACATGTaccataaatgttatttttgaaCCTCCTCATGCAATGGATAGGATGCATATTGATGTCTCTATTTCATATTTGGGTTTCACAATCTTCCTTCGCTTACaattatatgattatatgaCTTATGTCTTGGCACCTGTTAATTGTGATTTTTCCGTTATCTATTTTGCACTAGTTGATTTATTGAGACATGCATTGCTTTTTTCAGGTTCACAAAGAGTGCAGGCTCCCATGCCACATCCTACTGAGATGGACCATGTCCATAAAATGTCTTTACCTGTTTTTGGTCTTGCTTCATATAAGTTCAAAGGATCTCTGTGGACTCCTAATGGTGGACATGAATGCCAGCGGTCTCTTTTGCAGGGTGCTGACGACTGGTTAAGACTGCATCAAGTCAGTC comes from Glycine soja cultivar W05 chromosome 20, ASM419377v2, whole genome shotgun sequence and encodes:
- the LOC114403456 gene encoding uncharacterized protein LOC114403456, producing MLGTGLNFRRARGEDRFYSPAKARRSLHTMENDKLRRVHSDVAASRSVRDKSVGSGNRVPENRVGSDEAKKSGAVPSCEPVANRLSNLERFLQAITPSVPALYLPKRTTRGLRACEAEFQPYFVLGDLWEFFREWSAYGAGVPLVLNDKDSVVQYYVPYLSGIQIYSQNVKPAVKSRQLGEDSDSDFRDSSSDGSSDSEPVHGRGLRNLPHLSEEVPQWMGRLSLRDHHSLPQDGFSSDDGESANSQGYLIFEYLERDPPYSREPLADKITDLAFQFPELVTLRSCDILPSSWISVAWYPIYRIPTGPTLKDLDACFLTYHSLYTPMGGSQRVQAPMPHPTEMDHVHKMSLPVFGLASYKFKGSLWTPNGGHECQRSLLQGADDWLRLHQVSHPDFQFFSR